Below is a genomic region from Dechloromonas denitrificans.
CGCTCATGCACGAAAGCGTGGGGAGCAAACAGGATTAGATACCCTGGTAGTCCACGCCCTAAACGATGTCAACTAGGTGTTGGGTGGGTAAAACCATTTAGTACCGGAGCTAACGCGTGAAGTTGACCGCCTGGGGAGTACGGCCGCAAGGTTAAAACTCAAAGGAATTGACGGGGACCCGCACAAGCGGTGGATGATGTGGATTAATTCGATGCAACGCGAAAAACCTTACCTACCCTTGACATGTCCAGAAGCCCGAAGAGATTTGGGTGTGCCCGAAAGGGAGCTGGAACACAGGTGCTGCATGGCTGTCGTCAGCTCGTGTCGTGAGATGTTGGGTTAAGTCCCGCAACGAGCGCAACCCTTGTCGTTAATTGCCATCATTTAGTTGGGCACTTTAACGAGACTGCCGGTGACAAACCGGAGGAAGGTGGGGATGACGTCAAGTCCTCATGGCCCTTATGGGTAGGGCTTCACACGTCATACAATGGTCGGTACAGAGGGTTGCCAAGCCGCGAGGTGGAGCCAATCCCAGAAAGCCGATCGTAGTCCGGATCGTAGGCTGCAACTCGCCTGCGTGAAGTCGGAATCGCTAGTAATCGCGGATCAGCATGTCGCGGTGAATACGTTCCCGGGTCTTGTACACACCGCCCGTCACACCATGGGAGCGGGTTCCGCCAGAAGTAGGTAGCCTAACCGCAAGGGGGGCGCTTACCACGGCGGGGTTCGTGACTGGGGTGAAGTCGTAACAAGGTAGCCGTAGGGGAACCTGCGGCTGGATCACCTCCTTTCTAGAGAAAGCATCTCTGGCACCCACAACCTATCGGTTGTTCAGTAGTGGCAACAGACGAGGGTCTGTAGCTCAGTCGGTTAGAGCACCGTCTTGATAAGGCGGGGGTCGTTGGTTCGATTCCAACCAGACCCACCAACGTCTAAACACGGGGGATTAGCTCAGCTGGGAGAGCACCTGCTTTGCAAGCAGGGGGTCAACGGTTCGATCCCGTTATCCTCCACCAAAACCTAAAGATAAGCATGGCTGTTTATCTTTGGCTTTTGGAAACGAAATGCCACGCTCTTTAACAAATTGGAAGAAGGTTGTATTGCTGATGCTGATGAGGCATTAGCAATACGTTGTGATTGCATCGATCGTTATTTCTTAGTCGGGATAACGGTCGCACAAAGATTTGCCTGTAGCCGCTCTCGCGAGAGAGGACAAGGTTATAGGATCAAGCGACTAAGTGCATGTGGTGGATGCCTTGGCGATCACAGGCGATGAAGGACGTGCAAGCCTGCGAAAAGCGGGGGGGAGCTGGCAATGAAGCTTTGATCCCCCGATATCCGAATGGGGAAACCCGGCCAGCAATGGTCATCTTTATCTGAATACATAGGATATTGAAGCGAACCCGGTGAACTGAAACATCTAAGTAGCCGGAGGAAAAGAAATCAACCGAGATTCCCCTAGTAGTGGCGAGCGAACGGGGAAGAGCCTGCTAGTGATAGCGGAACTGTTAGAAGAACGGAATGGAAAGTCCGGCCGTAGTGGGTGATAGCCCCGTATTCGAAAACAGATCCGTGGTACTAAGTTAGCGAAAAGTAGGGCGGGGCACGTGAAACCTTGTCTGAACATGGGGGGACCATCCTCCAAGGCTAAATACTCGTGATCGACCGATAGTGAACCAGTACCGTGAGGGAAAGGCGAAAAGAACCCCGGGAGGGGAGTGAAATAGAACCTGAAACCGCATGCATACAAACAGTGGGAGCCGACTTGTTCGGTGACTGCGTACCTTTTGTATAATGGGTCAGCGACTTACGTTGTGTTGCGAGCTTAACCGAATAGGGGAGGCGTAGCGAAAGCGAGTCTGATAAGGGCGTTTAGTAGCACGGCGTAGACCCGAAACCGGATGATCTATCCATGGCCAGGATGAAGGTGCCGTAACAGGTACTGGAGGTCCGAACCCACTAACGTTGAAAAGTTAGGGGATGAGCTGTGGATAGGGGTGAAAGGCTAAACAAATCCGGAAATAGCTGGTTCTCCCCGAAAACTATTTAGGTAGTGCGTCTTGTATCACTTACGGGGGTAAAGCACTGTTATGGCTAGGGGGTCATCGCGACTTACCAAACCATGGCAAACTCTGAATACCGTAAAGTGCGAGCAAGGCAGACAGACAGTGGGTGCTAACGTCCATTGTCAAGAGGGAAACAACCCAGACCGCCAGCTAAGGTCCCCAAGACATGGTTAAGTGGGAAACGAAGTGGGAAGGCATAGACAGCTAGGAGGTTGGCTTAGAAGCAGCCATCCTTTAAAGAAAGCGTAATAGCTCACTAGTCGAGTCGTCCTGCGCGGAAGATGTAACGGGGCTCAAACCATGCACCGAAGCTGCGGATATCGAAAGATATGGTAGGGGAGCGTTCTGTAGGTCTGTGAAGGTGACTTGAGAAGGTTGCTGGAGATATCAGAAGTGCGAATGCTGACATGAGTAGCGATAAAGGGAGTGAAAAGCTCCCTCGCCGAAAGCCCAAGGTTTCCTACGCAACGTTCATCGGCGTAGGGTGAGTCGGCCCCTAAGGCGAGGCAGAAATGCGTAGTCGATGGGAAACAGGTCAATATTCCTGTACCGATTCTAGATGCGATGTGGGGACGGAGAAGGTTAGGTCAGCCATCTGTTGGAATAGGTGGTTTAAGCGTGTAGGAGTGTCCCGTAGGCAAATCCGCGGGAATTATCTGAGGCGTGACGACGAGGTGCTACGGCACTGAAGTGATTGATACCAAGCTTCCAGGAAAAGCCACTAAGCTTCAGTCTAGAATTGACCGTACCGCAAACCGACACAGGTGGGCAGGATGAAAATTCTAAGGCGCTTGAGAGAACTCAGGAGAAGGAACTCGGCAAATTAACACCGTAACTTCGGGAGAAGGTGTGCCCCGGTAGGTTGTAGAGATTTACTCTCGAAGGCCGATGGGGTTGCAGTGAAATGGTGGCTGCGACTGTTTAATAAAAACACAGCACTCTGCAAACACGAAAGTGGACGTATAGGGTGTGACGCCTGCCCGGTGCCGGAAGGTTAATTGATGGGGTGCAAGCTCTTGATCGAAGCCCCGGTAAACGGCGGCCGTAACTATAACGGTCCTAAGGTAGCGAAATTCCTTGTCGGGTAAGTTCCGACCTGCACGAATGGCGTAACGATGGCCACACTGTCTCCTCCTGAGACTCAGCGAAGTTGAAATGTTTGTGAAGATGCAATCTCCCCGCGGCAAGACGGAAAGACCCCATGAACCTTTACTGTAGCTTTGCATTGGACTTTGAACCGGTCTGTGTAGGATAGGTGGGAGGCTGTGAAACCGGGACGCTAGTCTCGGTGGAGCCGACCTTGAAATACCACCCTGGTTTGTTTGAGGTTCTAACCTTGATCCGTGAATCCGGATCGGGGACCGTGCATGGTGGGCAGTTTGACTGGGGCGGTCTCCTCCCAAAAGGTAACGGAGGAGTACGAAGGTACGCTTAGGGCGGTCGGACATCGCCCATAAAGTGCAATGGCAAAAGCGTGCTTGACTGCGAGACCCACAAGTCGAGCAGGTGCGAAAGCAGGTCATAGTGATCCGGTGGTTCTGTATGGAAGGGCCATCGCTCAACGGATAAAAGGTACTCTGGGGATAACAGGCTGATACCGCCCAAGAGTTCATATCGACGGCGGTGTTTGGCACCTCGATGTCGGCTCATCACATCCTGGGGCTGTAGCCGGTCCCAAGGGTATGGCTGTTCGCCATTTAAAGTGGTACGTGAGCTGGGTTTAAAACGTCGTGAGACAGTTTGGTCCCTATCTGCCGTGGGCGCTGGAAATTTGAAGGGGGCTGCTCCTAGTACGAGAGGACCGGAGTGGACGAACCTCTGGTGTACCGGTTATGACGCCAGTCGTATCGCCGGGTAGCTATGTTCGGAAGAGATAAACGCTGAAAGCATCTAAGCGTGAAACTCGCCTTAAGATAAGATTTCCCGGAGTCTTGAACTCCTTGAAGGGTCGTCGAAGACCACGACGTTGATAGGTCAGGTGTGGAAGCGCAGTAATGCGTTAAGCTAACTGATACTAATTGCCCGTAAGGCTTGATCCTATAACCTTGTTTATACAAGCAAATCCGCAGTCACAACAAACAACCTTCCTCCCAATTTGGCTCACCGCACAACGCGATGAGCACACAAGTTACGCTTGGCGGCAATAGCCTTCTGGACCCACCCCTTCCCTTCCCGAACAGGACCGTGAAACAGAATCGCGCCGATGATAGTGAGCTTCCGCTCGCGAAAGTAGGTCACCGCCAGGCTCCCATTCAAAGCCCTCGTTACTAAAGTAACGAGGGCTTTATGCTTTGCAGCATACCTCCATCATCACTTCGCTCTGGAGGCCACACAGACCCTCCGCTCTACCCTAGGGCAGCCTCCCAGATAAATCAGGGTATGGGATTCGATGGGTTTTCGATGAACTTTATAAGTTGTTCAGCGAAGAGTTCTCGTTGCCATTGATGTGGCGAATGGTCGGTGCCTTCATAAATATAAAGAATGGCATTCGGGATTTGCTTGGCAACGAAATGAGCGGTTTCTCGACTATAAAAATTGCTTTGGCCGCCATAAACCAGCATCGATGGAATGTCGATCGTTGAGAGCACTGTTCGATAATCCGCAGCGGTCAGGCTTTTCCAGCATTCAATCAAAGGGGCTGGATTTTGAGTCCGCAAGGATTGGCGGGATTTTTCCCAGCCGATAGCTCCGGCAAGATACTTTTCCCTGGCTCGCTCGTTCAAACCAAAGGCCGTTAATTTCAAGACGCCTTCAGCAAAATCTTCCTCAAGCCAAGTCATCATTTGATCGGCTTTTGATTGGTCGAATGCGCCGTATACGCCAAACTTCCAAGTGCTGTCGGTCAGTAGTTTTGGGGATTGATCGATAAAGCACAGCTTGCTCAGACGGGCGGTTCCGTGATCACGGATATATTGCCAAAGCGTTAAGGCGCCCATGGAGTGCCCAACTGCAGCTACACCCTTCAGTTGGTAATGGGTCATCATATTTTCCAGATCTCGTGCCATCCGCTCAGCCGTTGGTGCAGCTTTGCCCGAAATTTCATGACCGCCATGCCCTCTGGCATCCCAGCGATATACCCGGTGCTTCCTGTTGAGGGTTTCAAGGAAAGGGAACCACTCCTGGTGGCTGGACGTCCAGCCATGCAGCATGACGAGCGGCGTGCCTTCTCCGGATATTTTCACATGAATCTTGGCGCCATCGTCGGCAAAAAAATGGGACATGTCTGAGAACGGTGTTGTAGTCCGGGAAGTATAATCCGCCAATCAATACGCCAAGGTATGGAAATGTTCGATTTCAGAGATTACGGAAACGGAATTGTTGCCTTTGACGCAGGTTATGTCAGGCCAATTCTGGCTGCAATTCACATGGTCATCGAAGAGGGCCGCGTTGCTTTTATCGATACAGGTAGTAACGATGCTCTTCCGAATGCGCTGGCTGCTTTGGGGGCTGTCGGTCTTGATGCTGCCGCGGTCGACTACGTGATTTTGACGCATATTCACCTTGATCATGCCGGTGGTGCGGGTTGTCTGATGCAGGCATTCCCTAATGCCAAACTGGTGGTGCATCCACGGGGCGCCCGACACATGGCTGCGCCTGAAAAACTGGTTGCCGGGGTTTGTGCCGTGTATGGCCCGGAATACGTCCAGCGGGTTTATGGAGACATTATTCCTGTTGCCGCTGAGCGAATTATCGAGGCGGCAGATGGCCATACTGTGTCCTTGGCTGGGCGTCAGTTGATTTGCCTCGATACGCCGGGACATGCGCGCCATCATATTTGTATTGTTGATCAAAAAACCAGCGGCATCTTTACGGGAGACATGTTTGGTCTGTCCTACCGTGAGCTGGATGTTGATGGGCGTCAGTTCATCTTTCCAACGACAACGCCGACACAGTTCGATCCAGATGAGATGCGTCAGTCGATTCAGCGCTTGCTGGCCTGTGAGCCAGAAGCAATGTATTTGACGCACTACAGTCGAGTCGATCAGGTGTCTGAAAAGGGAGCTGAGTTGCTCCGGCACCTTGATGTGCTGATTGCACTTGCGCTCGCCGAAAAAGGCGCTGGCTCGCTTCGTCAGGTCAGAATCAAGGAAGCCATGACGGCTTATCTGTTGAGCCAGATTCGTGCTCACGGTTGTTGCCTGCCCGAGGCGACCTTGCTGGATATCTGGGGCACCGACCTTGAACTGAATGCTCAAGGATTGGTGGTTTGGCTGGACAGTCTGCCTGATTAAACCAGGCGGCGACGCCAGAAAAGTATCAGCATCACCACGGCGATGGCTGCCATCAAGCCTAGGGCATATAGGTAGCCACCGCCAAGCTCCAGCCAGGGCATGGTGCGAAAGTTCATGCCGAAGATGCCGGCGATCAGTGTGGCCGGCATAAAAATAGTCGCAACGACAGTCAGCGTTCGTACTTCGAGATTGACTCGATGGCTGACTGTCGTCAAGTAAACGTCAAGCAGCCCGCTGGCTTGGTCGCGGAGATCTTCAAGTGACTCCAGAATGTGTACCGTATGGTCATAGACATCGCGGATGTACAGGGCGACTTCCGGACGGAAAAAGTTGTCCGAATCCCGGTGGAGAAAGCCCAGAATTTCCCGCAACGGCTGAAGGTTGCGACGCAGTTGGGATACCGTCCGCTTGAACTGGTGAATTGCTTCAAGCGTTGATGGCTTGGCGTGCGACAAGATATCCATTTCCAGCTGCTCTGCGTGATCGTCCAGTTGCTCGATTACGGCAAAATAGCTGTCGACCACTGCGTCAATCAGGGAATAAGCCAGTGTGTCAGCCCCCCCTTTGCGCAGGCTTGAGTGCTCTGTCCGAATCCGTTGGCGGACTGGCTCAAAGGTCTGGGATTGTCGCTCCTGAAAACTGAGGACAAAATCATGCCCGAGTACCAGGCTGATTTGATCCTGCATCAGCTCCAGCTTGGGACTTTTTAGTTCATATCGGTGCAGAACCAGATAAAGGTAGTCGTCGTACGCATCGATTTTTTGCCGTTGAGCATTGTTCAGAATATCTTCCTGAACGAGCGGATGCAGGTTGAATGTTTGGCCGATTTCTTTCAGGTCATCGGCTTTCTGGATACCGTAAATATTGGCCCAGCGGAGTTTGAACGGGCGCGGTGCCGTCGCGAAGTCGTGGCTGCTGACCAAGGGCCGTTCGGCCAGTCCCCGGTCGTCGTAGTCGATCAAGGTGAAGCTGGTTTCCGGTATCTTGATTTCCCCGATATGAATCAGGGAGCCGGGAGGAAATCCAGCCTTGCTTGAGCGCAGTTTTTTCGGCTTTTTCACTTTTACTGGCCGATGATTAGCTCAATAGCCTGTGCGGCCGCCACCATACCGAATACTGACGTAACACAAACGGACGATCCAAATCCGGCGCAGTTGAGTCCTCTAGGGCTTGGTGTCGCTGCACAACTATCCGTGCTTTCCGGGTAGCGCAGCGGTTCTGTTGAGAAGACGGCAGGAACGCCAAATTTTTTGCCACCAGCTCGAGGAAAACCATGATCCCGACGCAATCCTGAGCGAACCTTCGCAAGCAGAGGGTCCTGAATGGTCTGACTCAGGTCGGCGACTTGAATTTTTGTTGGATCAGTCTGCCCCCCGGCCGCGCCTGCAACGACAATCGATTGTTTGTTGTCCCTGCAAAAAGCGACCATGGCTGTTTTGATACGCACCTGATCAATGGCATCAATGATGATGGAAAAATGCGGCAAGAGAATTTGAGCCATATTCTCAACCGTGACGAAGTCTTCAATGCACGTGACTTTGCATTCAGGGTTGATGGCCTGAATGCGCTCAGCCATGGCGTCGACCTTGGCTTTGCCATAGATCTCGCCGAGTGCATGAATCTGCCGGTTGGTATTCGATTCGGCCACCATATCGAGGTCGACCACGGTAATCTGCCCGATACCTGTTCTGGCGAGTGCTTCGGCACTCCACGAGCCAACGCCGCCAATGCCGACGATACAAACGTGTGCCTGGCGCAGTCGGTGTGCGCCTTCTTCCCCATACAGTCGTGCCACGCCACCGAAGCGGCGATCATGATCGATCGCCATCAAGCTTCGACCGTTTTGCGAATGACTGCGTTGAACGGTGCGATCCATTCAGGAGCAAATTGATTGTCGCAAGCGTTGATTTCCGCGATCGCCCGCAGTACCGAACGATTTTTGCCGCGATGAATGTGTTTGAGCATGACGGCCTCAAAGGCGTCGACGATGGCAATGATTTTGGCTCCGGGACAAATATCATTGGCTGCCAACTTGTTGGGGTAGCCTCCGGCGTCCGGCATTTCATGATGCTGTGCAACCATCTCTGCTGCAGCCTCCCAGCCTGGCATGCGCTGCAACAATCCTGCCGCGTAACCCGGGTGGTTGCGCAGGGATAGTTTGTCATCTGCAGTCATCTTGCCCATTTTCAGCCAGACGGCTTCAGGCAGGAGCATCATCCCGATATCGTGGAGATAAACGGCCGCCTCGAGTTGGACCGGATCTACCGCATCTCCGCCTGCCTTGTTGGTTTCCAGTGCGAGACGCAAAATTCGCATCGTTCGTCCCTTGAAGAGTGGCGAACGACTTTCCAGCTGCAAGGCCAGGGAGCGGAAAAAGTGCAAGTCAGAGGTGGCGTTTTTTTGTTCCGGTTTGGGCGTGGCGACTCGTGGGGCTCGGCTTGAAATATTGGCAATGACCGGAGGAAATCCGGTGACTGCTTCAATTAGTTCTGCGCAATGAGTGTCAACACTGTCTGCACTCGACAGCGCGAGCTTCTCTAGTCCCTGGATCAGGGCGAGTAGTTGAAGATGATCCACCGATTTACCCGACAGCAGGGCATCAGTAGCCAGTTCAAGTCGGTCGACGGCAAGCAGGATCAGTTCTGAAAGCAAATCGGAAAACAGAATTTCGCCTTCCCGAAACCGGGCCATCATTGTTTCGATCGGATGGGCAATGGCGACACCCAGTTCGAACTTGCAAAGGGAGGCATCGCCCTTGATGTTGTGGATGGCTCTGAACAGCTCAGCCGTAATCTCGCGATCTGCTGGTGTCTTTTTGAGGCGTGCTACATTGCGTTCAACTTCCGGGGCGCGATCCGTCAGTACTTCGGCAAACTCCTCAAGCGCATCGCGGTCCTGAACGACCGGTGCAATGATCAAGCGGATATCCATCTCTGCCTCCCTGTTGTTCGATTTTCAGGTGTCGAGTTTATCCCAAAGCGCTGATAAATAAGAGGGCGGAAGCGCCGGCGGCCTTGACTCCCCCCTTCATGGCACCTAAGATTTCGGGCTTCCCAAGAGAATCGCCCTTACTGTGACACTGGAACAGCTTTACGCCCTGATCGGGCCCGACATGAAGTCCGTGGATGCGGTTATCCGCGATCGCTTGCATTCCGATGTGGCCCTGGTCAGCCAGGTGTCCGAATACATCATCAACAGCGGTGGCAAACGCATGCGGCCGGCCTTGGTGTTGCTGGCTGCCGGTGCCATGGGTTATCAAGGGACGCGTCATCATGAAATGGCGGCTGTGGTTGAATTCATTCACACGGCTACGCTTTTGCATGACGACGTGGTCGATGAGTCAGCGCTGAGACGCGGCAGGGATACGGCAAATGCCATGTTCGGCAATGCAGCCAGCGTTCTGGTTGGAGATTTCCTCTACTCGCGCGCATTCCAGATGATGGTCTCGGTGGATAACATGCGCGTTATGCAAGTGTTGTCCGACGCGACCAATGTGATCGCCGAAGGTGAAGTCCTGCAGTTGATGAATTGCCACGACGCAGATGTCGACGAGGCGCGTTACATGCAGGTCATCCATTACAAAACGGCCAAGCTTTTCGAGGCGGCGGCTCAACTGGGCGCCATTTTGGGGCAGGCCACTCCCGAGGTGGAGAAAGCTCTGGCGGCTTATGGCATGCACTTGGGAACAGCCTTCCAGCTGATTGACGATGTGCTCGATTATTCGGGGCAGGAAGCCGATACAGGCAAGCATCTTGGTGATGACCTGGCTGAGGGCAAGCCGACATTGCCGTTGATTTATGCCATGCA
It encodes:
- a CDS encoding alpha/beta fold hydrolase, producing MSHFFADDGAKIHVKISGEGTPLVMLHGWTSSHQEWFPFLETLNRKHRVYRWDARGHGGHEISGKAAPTAERMARDLENMMTHYQLKGVAAVGHSMGALTLWQYIRDHGTARLSKLCFIDQSPKLLTDSTWKFGVYGAFDQSKADQMMTWLEEDFAEGVLKLTAFGLNERAREKYLAGAIGWEKSRQSLRTQNPAPLIECWKSLTAADYRTVLSTIDIPSMLVYGGQSNFYSRETAHFVAKQIPNAILYIYEGTDHSPHQWQRELFAEQLIKFIENPSNPIP
- a CDS encoding MBL fold metallo-hydrolase; amino-acid sequence: MFDFRDYGNGIVAFDAGYVRPILAAIHMVIEEGRVAFIDTGSNDALPNALAALGAVGLDAAAVDYVILTHIHLDHAGGAGCLMQAFPNAKLVVHPRGARHMAAPEKLVAGVCAVYGPEYVQRVYGDIIPVAAERIIEAADGHTVSLAGRQLICLDTPGHARHHICIVDQKTSGIFTGDMFGLSYRELDVDGRQFIFPTTTPTQFDPDEMRQSIQRLLACEPEAMYLTHYSRVDQVSEKGAELLRHLDVLIALALAEKGAGSLRQVRIKEAMTAYLLSQIRAHGCCLPEATLLDIWGTDLELNAQGLVVWLDSLPD
- the corA gene encoding magnesium/cobalt transporter CorA; this translates as MKKPKKLRSSKAGFPPGSLIHIGEIKIPETSFTLIDYDDRGLAERPLVSSHDFATAPRPFKLRWANIYGIQKADDLKEIGQTFNLHPLVQEDILNNAQRQKIDAYDDYLYLVLHRYELKSPKLELMQDQISLVLGHDFVLSFQERQSQTFEPVRQRIRTEHSSLRKGGADTLAYSLIDAVVDSYFAVIEQLDDHAEQLEMDILSHAKPSTLEAIHQFKRTVSQLRRNLQPLREILGFLHRDSDNFFRPEVALYIRDVYDHTVHILESLEDLRDQASGLLDVYLTTVSHRVNLEVRTLTVVATIFMPATLIAGIFGMNFRTMPWLELGGGYLYALGLMAAIAVVMLILFWRRRLV
- the tcdA gene encoding tRNA cyclic N6-threonylcarbamoyladenosine(37) synthase TcdA codes for the protein MDRTVQRSHSQNGRSLMAIDHDRRFGGVARLYGEEGAHRLRQAHVCIVGIGGVGSWSAEALARTGIGQITVVDLDMVAESNTNRQIHALGEIYGKAKVDAMAERIQAINPECKVTCIEDFVTVENMAQILLPHFSIIIDAIDQVRIKTAMVAFCRDNKQSIVVAGAAGGQTDPTKIQVADLSQTIQDPLLAKVRSGLRRDHGFPRAGGKKFGVPAVFSTEPLRYPESTDSCAATPSPRGLNCAGFGSSVCVTSVFGMVAAAQAIELIIGQ
- a CDS encoding HD domain-containing phosphohydrolase; translated protein: MDIRLIIAPVVQDRDALEEFAEVLTDRAPEVERNVARLKKTPADREITAELFRAIHNIKGDASLCKFELGVAIAHPIETMMARFREGEILFSDLLSELILLAVDRLELATDALLSGKSVDHLQLLALIQGLEKLALSSADSVDTHCAELIEAVTGFPPVIANISSRAPRVATPKPEQKNATSDLHFFRSLALQLESRSPLFKGRTMRILRLALETNKAGGDAVDPVQLEAAVYLHDIGMMLLPEAVWLKMGKMTADDKLSLRNHPGYAAGLLQRMPGWEAAAEMVAQHHEMPDAGGYPNKLAANDICPGAKIIAIVDAFEAVMLKHIHRGKNRSVLRAIAEINACDNQFAPEWIAPFNAVIRKTVEA
- the ispB gene encoding octaprenyl diphosphate synthase — protein: MTLEQLYALIGPDMKSVDAVIRDRLHSDVALVSQVSEYIINSGGKRMRPALVLLAAGAMGYQGTRHHEMAAVVEFIHTATLLHDDVVDESALRRGRDTANAMFGNAASVLVGDFLYSRAFQMMVSVDNMRVMQVLSDATNVIAEGEVLQLMNCHDADVDEARYMQVIHYKTAKLFEAAAQLGAILGQATPEVEKALAAYGMHLGTAFQLIDDVLDYSGQEADTGKHLGDDLAEGKPTLPLIYAMQHGSPQHSANVRKAIEEGGRDDFPAVLEAIRASGALDHARARARQEAELARSSIFCLGASPFKEALLQLSSFAVERNH